ACCCTGTGGCAGGGAAGAATTATGGGCAGGGGGTTTTTGCCGAGGGCCTGACCGACCGCCCTTACAGACCGGGGAGAGCCAAGCCTCTCTGCAAGCCATTTGTATGTCCGGGTCTCTCCATAGGGTATTTCATTCAATGTCAGCCAGACCTTTTTCTCAAAATCCGTCCCCGAGAGGATAAACGGGATGTCGAACTTCCGCAGCTTTCCCTCAAAATACTCCCTGATCTCGTCTTTGATATCTTCGGGTATGGGGCTTTTCCTTGCAGCAACGGCCGGTGAGGTTCCGTGACAAGTGAGGGCCGCTCTCTTTCCAGGTTTGGTGAAACCAAGCCCTGTCAGATTAACAGAGTCTGCCTGATTTCCTTTAAGGATATACGTCAGATAGAGGTGGCCCAGGGGGGTGCAGACCACATCGTAGAGCAGATCAGAGGAGTAAGGTTTCCTTTTGTTCATCAGGTCTCAAGTCAGTCCCGGCCCCGTGTCCCAGAAGCTCATGCCCTGTCAGGTTCATCATCTCTATAAAATGCTCAAGTAACACGGGGTCCCATTGTCCGAGATGTTTTTCCTCTCGCATCACCTCCAGCACCTCAAAGGCAGTGCGGCCCTCCCGGTAGAGGCGTTCGGAGAACATGGCATCAAAGGAGTCAACTATAGAGAGTACCCTTGCCAGCAAAGGGATATCCTCACCCTTCAGTCCATCGGGGAAACCGTTTCCATCCCACCTCTCATGGTGATGTCTGATTGCCGGAAGGACTTCCCGGAGTGAATGCAGGGGTTTACATATCTGCTCTCCAATAATTGTGTGTTTCTTTATTGTTTCCATCTCTTCATCCGTAAGTGGGGGTGGTTTAAGGAACAGATCCTTGCTCAATCCTATTTTTCCTATATCGTGCAGGAGGCCTGCCTTGCGCAACAGTTCCTGCTCCTGCAGGGAGAGTCCCAGATAATCTCCAAACTCCTTCGAGAACGCACCAACCCTGGTTGAATGCCCCTGCGTGTGAGGGTCCCGGACTTCAAGGGTAGCTGCAAGTGTAAGGATGATATTTTCCGAATGCTCCAATTCATCATGGAGATGCTTTAATCTCAGTAAAGAGCGTATCCTGGCCAGAAATTCCCTGGAATCAAAGGGC
This region of Nitrospirota bacterium genomic DNA includes:
- a CDS encoding HD domain-containing phosphohydrolase, whose protein sequence is MISNNIIPARDTASVLIVDDLQSDTELIEAVFKSDDFRIFKSANPVEAVDIFETCHPDIAIIDITMHDVNGFQLCQIFKDMAGRRFFPVVLLAAHSDRGSKIKGFESGADDFISRPFDSREFLARIRSLLRLKHLHDELEHSENIILTLAATLEVRDPHTQGHSTRVGAFSKEFGDYLGLSLQEQELLRKAGLLHDIGKIGLSKDLFLKPPPLTDEEMETIKKHTIIGEQICKPLHSLREVLPAIRHHHERWDGNGFPDGLKGEDIPLLARVLSIVDSFDAMFSERLYREGRTAFEVLEVMREEKHLGQWDPVLLEHFIEMMNLTGHELLGHGAGTDLRPDEQKETLLL
- a CDS encoding methylated-DNA--[protein]-cysteine S-methyltransferase, whose amino-acid sequence is MNKRKPYSSDLLYDVVCTPLGHLYLTYILKGNQADSVNLTGLGFTKPGKRAALTCHGTSPAVAARKSPIPEDIKDEIREYFEGKLRKFDIPFILSGTDFEKKVWLTLNEIPYGETRTYKWLAERLGSPRSVRAVGQALGKNPLPIILPCHRVIQSDGKLGGYSSGIGIKRRLLELEYYSSL